One part of the Bdellovibrio sp. KM01 genome encodes these proteins:
- a CDS encoding methyl-accepting chemotaxis protein → MNDASTSSWFRGIKGKLLFAAFLPLVGFSIIFVIAFSSLHTIGGMLKKANTETTPNLIEVGEMRQARNKFNYMVLAAIYSADAKERQEDIEEARKSITEYFEAFTNYTKLPSPQEIAATDDAGDKAAPLFKAAMQETVALLEKNTPESDKAAIVLLHGPVKEHAKVLRAMTTAAVKYFENQSINDTKIATAKMSQATTIIVATTTATCLIIFSLLMFIAIRLSKTIGGVASRLTESSHQVSAAVVQLNSAGNNLSQSSTEAAASLEETVAALEELTSMVQMNSDNAKQAASLASTSRQSAEAGENDIKTLITAMTEISQSSKKIEEIISVIDDIAFQTNLLALNAAVEAARAGEQGKGFAVVAEAVRALAQRSAASAKDISTLIKDSVSQIENGSEIADQSGAVLSNIVNSIKKVSDLNNEIAAASSEQTTGIQQISKAMNQLDQSSQSNAASAEEIAATSGEINNLATTTQALTVELTEVVMGKSNGTTEFHHEPQATTHKKVVKSSPMPKSAKVIAMKKSAPKAAAKAQPSTSADLIPFDEDDRKVGTTDGF, encoded by the coding sequence ATGAACGACGCATCTACGAGCTCTTGGTTCCGCGGCATTAAAGGCAAACTTCTTTTCGCAGCGTTTCTGCCCCTTGTCGGTTTTAGTATCATCTTTGTCATTGCTTTCAGCAGCCTCCATACCATCGGTGGCATGTTGAAAAAGGCAAACACGGAAACCACACCTAATCTGATTGAAGTCGGTGAAATGCGCCAGGCTCGCAATAAATTCAATTATATGGTTCTTGCAGCAATCTATTCCGCCGACGCCAAAGAACGCCAGGAAGACATCGAAGAAGCCCGCAAATCCATCACAGAGTATTTCGAGGCCTTTACAAACTATACCAAACTTCCAAGCCCACAAGAAATCGCAGCAACCGATGATGCTGGTGACAAAGCAGCTCCTCTCTTCAAGGCCGCTATGCAAGAGACCGTCGCGCTGTTGGAAAAAAACACACCTGAATCTGATAAGGCAGCTATTGTTCTACTTCATGGTCCCGTGAAAGAGCATGCCAAAGTTCTAAGAGCCATGACAACGGCCGCGGTAAAATACTTCGAGAATCAATCTATCAACGATACGAAAATTGCTACAGCAAAAATGTCACAAGCAACAACAATCATCGTCGCAACGACAACGGCTACCTGCTTGATCATTTTTTCTTTGCTGATGTTCATCGCCATCCGACTTTCTAAAACTATCGGTGGGGTCGCTTCTCGTCTGACTGAATCCAGCCATCAAGTTTCTGCGGCTGTAGTTCAATTGAACAGCGCCGGCAATAACCTTTCCCAATCTTCGACTGAAGCTGCGGCTTCTTTGGAGGAAACTGTAGCAGCTTTGGAAGAATTAACTTCCATGGTGCAAATGAATTCTGACAATGCAAAACAAGCCGCAAGCTTGGCATCAACTTCCCGTCAATCAGCTGAAGCTGGTGAGAATGATATTAAAACTTTAATCACCGCAATGACAGAAATATCCCAATCTTCTAAAAAAATCGAAGAGATTATCTCTGTGATCGACGATATCGCTTTCCAAACGAATTTGTTGGCACTAAACGCTGCCGTCGAGGCAGCACGTGCCGGTGAGCAAGGTAAAGGTTTCGCGGTCGTCGCTGAGGCCGTTCGGGCCTTGGCACAAAGAAGTGCAGCTTCTGCCAAAGATATCTCCACACTTATCAAAGACTCCGTTTCTCAGATCGAAAACGGTAGCGAAATCGCAGACCAAAGCGGCGCCGTTCTATCGAATATTGTGAACTCAATTAAGAAGGTTTCTGATCTAAATAATGAAATCGCGGCAGCAAGCTCCGAGCAAACAACAGGCATCCAGCAGATCAGCAAAGCCATGAATCAATTAGATCAATCGTCCCAGTCGAATGCTGCTTCTGCTGAAGAAATTGCAGCAACAAGTGGCGAAATCAACAATTTGGCAACAACGACTCAGGCTTTGACTGTCGAATTGACGGAAGTTGTGATGGGTAAATCAAATGGCACAACTGAATTCCATCACGAACCGCAAGCAACGACACACAAGAAAGTTGTCAAGAGCTCCCCGATGCCAAAGTCAGCTAAGGTGATCGCAATGAAAAAGTCAGCTCCCAAAGCGGCCGCGAAAGCCCAACCTTCCACTTCTGCAGATCTGATTCCCTTCGACGAAGACGACCGTAAAGTAGGAACAACTGACGGCTTTTAG
- a CDS encoding outer membrane beta-barrel domain-containing protein — MFKKSLLIFILMTAQAFAQTAKQPAPAPSAPTEQRGSDKLDIKKLENKYWAAKDEDFGVVQNRRYVKAERFYLTARAGIPVNDAFSEGTIMGADVGYFFNERWGVEVSYNNANLSENDSTEQFHTQNGAMPDHNILKSSYFASAIWVPFYAKMSALDKAIIYFDMGVSVGLGNVNYEIARSTGNEAKSSIGYKLGVFQQIFFSEHFALRADLINTWASESQKPYTANSPRVLGDKMVNDTSLMFGLTYWH, encoded by the coding sequence ATGTTTAAGAAATCACTATTAATTTTCATCTTGATGACAGCTCAAGCTTTTGCACAAACAGCAAAACAGCCAGCGCCTGCACCATCTGCACCAACAGAACAACGTGGCAGCGACAAGCTTGACATCAAAAAACTAGAAAACAAGTACTGGGCCGCTAAGGACGAAGACTTTGGCGTGGTACAAAATCGTCGTTACGTAAAAGCAGAGCGCTTTTATTTGACGGCTCGCGCAGGTATCCCAGTGAACGACGCCTTCAGTGAAGGTACGATCATGGGTGCTGACGTAGGTTACTTCTTCAACGAACGTTGGGGCGTGGAAGTTTCTTACAACAACGCAAACCTTTCAGAAAATGACAGTACTGAGCAGTTCCATACTCAGAACGGTGCAATGCCCGATCACAATATTTTGAAATCATCGTATTTCGCTTCTGCGATCTGGGTTCCGTTCTATGCGAAAATGTCTGCTCTGGATAAAGCCATCATCTATTTCGACATGGGTGTGTCGGTAGGTCTAGGTAACGTAAATTATGAGATTGCAAGATCAACTGGCAACGAAGCGAAATCTTCGATCGGTTACAAACTGGGTGTTTTCCAGCAGATCTTTTTCTCTGAGCACTTTGCCTTGCGCGCAGATTTGATCAACACATGGGCTAGTGAATCGCAAAAACCATACACAGCGAACAGCCCGCGCGTATTGGGTGATAAAATGGTCAACGATACGTCGTTGATGTTCGGTTTAACTTATTGGCATTAA
- a CDS encoding AgmX/PglI C-terminal domain-containing protein: MLTLIVRQSLKDGTAKTWKLRPTNETQTFGSSRLADIISISPKTKGIQGVFEYRNGQWFYVDMDMATSSGLKQSPAIALNKDTTVTLDECTLQFDPIKKEVDLYTRLDKAGRDESVGKKFQLFMVKQHGRVLQTKIQPLNKAFKPDFSNTKVACVPSQDWHRQLLGDVEVSQRTLSMDDAAAMGRFSTSSLVDEDSKKGVILMLGAAALFVTAALFGPKTDVHSMAAEQPKVAQKIIVKTEIKPKRKKSETAKQQQVAAAPAAATPKNDTPAAGGGGKLANMMKSISDGRISKLIGKVSAQGAKSANVMFAQGVKAGSGPSGRGLAAVGNIERSGRDWGAAGNGSGVLISTNGKGGGKNASGMGGMAAGGTGNAGVGLIEEESEITGGLDREVIAQYIKSKLGQILYCYERQLSANPDLFGKVAVKFTIGGTGQVEQQIIGDTTLKNSTVEGCILNRVAAWKFPAPQGGTRVLVTYPFLFKSTN; the protein is encoded by the coding sequence ATGCTCACGTTGATTGTACGTCAGTCTCTAAAAGATGGGACTGCAAAAACCTGGAAATTAAGACCAACGAATGAAACTCAGACGTTTGGTTCTTCCCGCCTTGCGGATATTATTTCCATTTCTCCAAAGACAAAAGGTATTCAAGGTGTATTTGAATATCGTAACGGTCAATGGTTCTATGTCGATATGGATATGGCTACCTCCAGCGGATTGAAACAATCCCCAGCCATCGCCTTGAACAAAGACACGACTGTGACTTTGGATGAATGCACATTGCAATTTGATCCAATCAAAAAAGAAGTAGATCTATACACCCGCCTGGATAAAGCCGGCCGTGATGAATCTGTTGGTAAGAAATTCCAATTGTTCATGGTAAAACAACATGGCCGCGTGTTACAGACTAAAATCCAGCCCTTGAACAAAGCATTCAAACCGGATTTCAGCAACACCAAAGTGGCCTGCGTGCCATCTCAGGATTGGCACCGTCAGTTGCTGGGTGATGTCGAAGTATCGCAAAGAACGCTTTCTATGGACGATGCCGCGGCTATGGGCCGCTTCAGCACTTCTTCCCTGGTGGACGAAGACTCCAAAAAAGGTGTGATCTTGATGCTGGGTGCTGCGGCCCTGTTTGTAACAGCCGCTTTGTTCGGACCTAAAACGGATGTTCACTCGATGGCGGCGGAACAGCCTAAAGTCGCGCAAAAGATCATTGTTAAAACAGAGATTAAACCAAAGCGCAAAAAATCCGAAACAGCTAAACAGCAGCAAGTTGCAGCAGCTCCGGCTGCCGCTACTCCGAAAAACGATACGCCTGCTGCTGGTGGCGGAGGCAAACTTGCCAACATGATGAAATCGATCTCTGACGGTCGTATTTCTAAATTGATTGGTAAGGTCTCAGCGCAAGGCGCGAAAAGTGCGAACGTTATGTTTGCTCAAGGTGTAAAAGCTGGTTCCGGTCCATCCGGTCGTGGCTTGGCAGCTGTCGGCAACATCGAACGCTCTGGTCGTGACTGGGGTGCTGCAGGTAACGGCAGTGGCGTGTTGATTTCCACAAATGGTAAAGGTGGCGGTAAAAACGCTTCCGGCATGGGTGGGATGGCCGCTGGTGGCACTGGTAATGCCGGTGTTGGTTTGATCGAAGAGGAATCTGAAATTACGGGTGGTTTAGACCGTGAGGTCATCGCTCAGTATATCAAATCCAAATTAGGTCAGATCCTTTACTGTTATGAAAGACAGTTGAGTGCGAATCCAGATTTGTTCGGTAAGGTCGCTGTTAAATTTACGATCGGTGGTACTGGTCAAGTTGAACAACAGATCATTGGCGATACAACTTTGAAAAACTCAACTGTTGAAGGCTGTATTTTGAATCGTGTAGCCGCATGGAAGTTCCCTGCCCCACAAGGCGGAACGCGCGTGCTAGTTACATATCCATTTTTGTTTAAAAGTACCAACTAG
- a CDS encoding tetratricopeptide repeat protein produces MKLQTLTLILAIHLFSLLCFAEKNEKGLIPEVRMSNDEGENEKKALRSELMITRSENKAIDSLQAVIKKQKGSSNEADLWYRLAELYMRRSKSGRFFDLNRDNPMMKLSPFPIPNEKGTESVKRAMKIYSKIESDFPRFRFMDEVLFNNAFAHQQVGQMKGSNELYQRLLTNFPKSPLVPDGTLALGELLYDQGKFAAALEQFERLEKFPNSRVYSYGMYKAAWACYNMRDSECGIKKLVQVVKNNPPLQDGEVPTNRHNLRKEALRDLTIFIGDSYPANKLYSFFEDITTTEELGESMMNLAKLYESHSRQKEMNVFLEEYIDKHPTGPDVVKSHLLLVEANETLKKRDLVLKHMQFASDLCRADSSWKKEQKKDAVITSCDEGFRRTSLDMAKKWWEIWLKNKQNTEFSNLTQQLFKLMLDIEDPAKPDLKTRFAYAELLFQLGKFDEASTQYKIVGDKSTDDILRHDANYAALFSKEKSIEKKSEPLKESERKELAANYLAKHPTGKYAIAVKFKIGHIAYEENNYPEAEKWLKPLTTLKGNDEIRRKSEDLVLDMLNIKKDFVGIKEFSKQIANSTTDASRKKNMNKIQEEAHFTEIQEFAKTGDKDQAAQKLIAYAKEHDNSKLSQDALWQAIGILYTEGKVYDAAEMSLKYVQKYPDDKKNLDALKDSAKAYADIGQTAKAADTLAKVADLDKKGRNQYLEAAADIYLMEKRVKDARASYMGILSAADSKTTERIYGKLLDSFKNDKKSPEYDKLLNQISAKGIEPYTTEAMIEKAQALLDAGKMTAAFDLSMKANGRSVPAETRAAARLIQAAVLEREFIAQSVKAREEKFATVLAIKTEKLDKAQTAYVTALKMSKDPYQQLDALRGIDRVYGNYIDSLTSMPLPASLSPDDQKQLRGELAKLTNPIQDKKNDNDAKLKALAATVGQSATTTRSYTSIGADKTITPIAQFPAPEKLGVFLPASSDMTIGKVSRYEIRPNKTCNKTAVMTGDISKVNTFEVAGNCYGSRQFDIVEKLGLELAKSKETRALGLFYASVGSEGKGYSDKAMWLIDAALKAQPEASPFVYQKARLTYKEDGIKSAMQYFEKVLNMQMPSTEMETFAGVKAFSEGDFSRAVEKFSTLQKDQLYTLNVGTLLSESYAQKGQVDKALAMIKDLIAANKKDNIDYLLEQAHILETFKGSPTLALDSYEKAFKASSAQADLREWLSKKIQFIKNQNKVGQHVTSGDL; encoded by the coding sequence ATGAAACTGCAGACGCTAACACTAATTCTGGCAATACATTTATTCTCGTTGTTGTGCTTTGCAGAAAAGAATGAAAAAGGACTGATCCCAGAAGTCCGTATGTCTAACGATGAAGGTGAGAACGAAAAGAAAGCTCTTCGTTCCGAGTTGATGATCACTCGCTCGGAAAATAAAGCGATCGACTCTCTTCAAGCTGTTATCAAAAAACAAAAAGGCTCTTCAAACGAGGCGGACTTATGGTACCGCCTTGCGGAGCTTTACATGCGCCGTTCTAAGTCCGGTCGTTTCTTTGACTTGAACCGTGACAATCCAATGATGAAGCTCTCCCCGTTCCCGATTCCAAATGAAAAAGGAACTGAGTCAGTTAAACGCGCGATGAAGATCTACTCAAAAATCGAATCGGACTTTCCAAGATTCCGTTTCATGGACGAAGTTCTGTTCAACAACGCCTTCGCTCACCAACAAGTGGGTCAAATGAAAGGCTCGAACGAACTTTACCAACGTCTTTTGACGAACTTCCCAAAATCACCTTTGGTTCCAGATGGAACTTTGGCTTTGGGTGAATTGCTTTATGACCAAGGTAAATTCGCTGCGGCATTAGAGCAGTTTGAAAGACTTGAAAAATTCCCAAACAGCCGTGTTTATTCTTACGGTATGTATAAAGCCGCTTGGGCCTGCTATAACATGCGTGATAGCGAATGCGGCATCAAGAAACTGGTGCAGGTCGTAAAAAACAATCCTCCACTTCAAGATGGAGAAGTTCCAACAAACCGCCACAATCTTCGCAAAGAGGCTTTGCGCGATTTGACAATCTTTATTGGTGACTCCTACCCTGCAAACAAACTTTATTCTTTCTTTGAAGACATCACGACAACTGAAGAGTTGGGCGAGTCGATGATGAACCTGGCGAAACTTTACGAATCGCACAGCCGTCAAAAAGAAATGAACGTTTTCCTGGAAGAATACATCGACAAACATCCAACCGGTCCCGATGTGGTTAAATCCCACCTTTTGCTGGTTGAAGCCAATGAGACGTTGAAAAAACGTGATTTGGTTTTGAAGCACATGCAATTTGCTTCGGATCTTTGCCGTGCTGATTCGTCTTGGAAAAAAGAACAGAAAAAAGACGCCGTTATCACTTCATGTGATGAAGGTTTCCGCCGCACCAGCCTGGATATGGCGAAAAAATGGTGGGAGATCTGGCTTAAGAACAAACAAAACACTGAGTTCTCTAACCTGACTCAGCAACTGTTTAAATTGATGCTTGATATCGAGGATCCTGCGAAACCGGATTTGAAAACTCGTTTTGCTTATGCTGAACTTCTTTTCCAATTGGGTAAATTCGATGAGGCCTCGACGCAGTATAAAATCGTGGGTGACAAATCCACTGATGATATCCTTCGCCATGATGCAAACTACGCTGCTCTATTCTCGAAAGAAAAATCTATCGAGAAAAAATCAGAGCCTTTGAAGGAATCTGAGCGTAAAGAATTGGCGGCAAACTATCTCGCGAAACACCCGACTGGGAAATACGCTATTGCGGTTAAATTCAAAATTGGTCACATCGCTTACGAAGAAAACAACTACCCTGAAGCCGAAAAATGGTTGAAGCCTTTGACGACGTTGAAAGGCAACGACGAAATCCGCAGAAAATCAGAAGACCTGGTTTTGGATATGCTTAACATCAAAAAAGACTTCGTGGGTATCAAAGAGTTTTCGAAACAAATCGCGAATTCAACAACAGATGCTTCTCGTAAGAAAAACATGAACAAGATCCAGGAAGAAGCTCACTTCACTGAAATTCAGGAGTTTGCAAAAACTGGTGACAAAGACCAAGCAGCGCAAAAGTTGATTGCTTACGCAAAGGAGCATGACAACTCCAAGCTTTCTCAAGATGCGTTGTGGCAGGCTATCGGTATTCTTTATACTGAAGGCAAAGTCTATGATGCCGCTGAGATGTCTTTGAAATACGTGCAAAAATATCCAGACGATAAAAAGAACCTGGATGCTTTGAAAGACTCCGCAAAAGCTTACGCTGACATCGGTCAGACGGCAAAAGCCGCTGATACATTGGCAAAAGTGGCGGACCTGGATAAAAAAGGTCGCAACCAATATCTGGAAGCGGCAGCTGATATTTATCTGATGGAAAAACGCGTGAAAGACGCTCGCGCCTCTTATATGGGAATTCTGTCTGCAGCTGACAGCAAAACGACGGAGCGTATTTACGGTAAACTTCTTGATTCATTTAAGAATGACAAGAAGTCCCCGGAGTACGATAAGCTTTTAAATCAAATCTCTGCCAAAGGAATCGAACCTTACACAACTGAAGCGATGATTGAAAAAGCTCAAGCCTTGCTTGATGCGGGTAAAATGACGGCGGCGTTTGATCTTTCAATGAAAGCGAACGGTCGCTCTGTCCCTGCTGAAACTCGTGCCGCTGCCCGCCTGATTCAAGCGGCAGTTTTGGAAAGAGAATTCATCGCTCAAAGCGTAAAAGCTCGTGAAGAAAAATTCGCGACGGTTCTGGCAATCAAGACGGAGAAACTTGATAAAGCGCAAACGGCTTATGTCACTGCTTTGAAAATGTCCAAAGATCCATATCAACAGTTGGATGCTTTGCGCGGTATCGACCGTGTCTATGGCAACTACATTGATAGCTTAACTTCTATGCCACTTCCCGCTTCTTTGAGTCCGGATGACCAAAAACAACTGCGTGGAGAGCTTGCGAAGCTGACGAATCCTATCCAGGATAAAAAGAACGACAACGACGCGAAGTTAAAAGCTTTGGCAGCAACAGTTGGTCAATCTGCGACGACGACACGCTCTTACACAAGCATTGGCGCTGATAAAACGATCACGCCGATTGCTCAATTCCCTGCTCCGGAAAAACTGGGAGTATTCCTGCCGGCTTCTTCGGACATGACGATTGGTAAAGTGTCTCGTTATGAGATTCGTCCCAATAAGACATGTAACAAAACTGCTGTAATGACTGGTGATATTTCAAAAGTAAACACGTTCGAAGTTGCTGGAAATTGTTATGGTTCTAGACAGTTCGATATCGTGGAAAAACTGGGCTTGGAACTCGCTAAGAGCAAAGAAACAAGAGCCCTTGGTCTTTTCTATGCGAGCGTAGGAAGCGAAGGTAAAGGCTATAGCGACAAAGCGATGTGGTTAATTGATGCGGCATTGAAGGCTCAACCTGAAGCGTCTCCTTTTGTATATCAAAAGGCCCGTTTAACTTATAAAGAAGATGGCATCAAATCCGCGATGCAGTATTTTGAGAAGGTTTTGAACATGCAAATGCCTTCGACAGAAATGGAAACTTTCGCTGGAGTGAAAGCTTTCTCAGAGGGAGATTTCTCTCGCGCTGTCGAAAAATTTTCTACACTCCAAAAAGATCAGTTGTATACTTTAAACGTGGGAACGCTTTTGAGTGAATCTTATGCTCAAAAGGGTCAGGTCGATAAAGCTCTAGCAATGATCAAAGATTTGATCGCTGCGAACAAAAAAGACAATATCGACTACCTTCTGGAACAAGCTCATATCCTTGAGACTTTCAAAGGAAGCCCCACGCTAGCGTTGGATTCCTATGAAAAGGCATTCAAAGCCAGCAGCGCGCAAGCAGATTTGCGTGAATGGTTAAGCAAGAAAATTCAATTTATCAAAAATCAAAACAAAGTCGGTCAGCACGTAACTTCGGGAGACTTGTAG
- a CDS encoding biopolymer transporter ExbD, with amino-acid sequence MSRRRRFDPNIKKNSTFTLNITSMTDMFTILLVFLLQSYSTSQVEILPESGLRLPTSATTANPVEAVKISLSKEALKIDKDKIADVRNEDFLAQDLESTDANFIKPLFEKLDHMAKNSTEKEKWVKEGKILLQADKDLPYATLRKVMYTASMAGFPQLKLVTMVGE; translated from the coding sequence ATGTCACGCCGTCGTCGTTTTGATCCTAATATTAAAAAGAATTCCACGTTCACACTGAACATTACTTCCATGACTGACATGTTCACGATCCTGCTGGTATTCTTGCTTCAATCCTATTCAACTTCGCAAGTTGAAATTCTTCCTGAATCCGGTTTGCGTTTGCCTACTTCGGCTACAACTGCAAATCCCGTAGAAGCAGTTAAAATTTCATTATCGAAGGAAGCGTTAAAAATCGATAAAGACAAAATTGCAGATGTTAGAAATGAAGACTTCCTGGCCCAGGACCTTGAGTCTACTGATGCGAACTTTATTAAACCTCTGTTTGAAAAACTGGACCACATGGCCAAAAATTCAACCGAAAAGGAAAAGTGGGTAAAAGAAGGAAAAATTCTTTTACAGGCTGACAAAGACCTTCCTTATGCGACTCTTCGCAAAGTGATGTATACAGCATCTATGGCAGGCTTTCCTCAGTTGAAATTGGTGACAATGGTCGGAGAATAG
- a CDS encoding biopolymer transporter ExbD, with product MRRAKKIKINHNSEFELDLAPLLAVMVKLVPVLLLSSAFVQMMVIETELPQVVSEAIQRNDQEKTPTVVNLEVDLKEGFTIVVNKAGKENSETIPLKDGKFDLSSLHQKLVEVKKANPEVFKIELSPDSKVPYNDIVKVMDEARQAHDTKVTFPVFDTKQGKTVETKYMFPEVVFSNMMEG from the coding sequence ATGAGACGCGCTAAAAAAATCAAAATCAATCACAACAGTGAGTTCGAGCTGGATTTAGCACCCCTGCTTGCCGTGATGGTAAAACTGGTTCCAGTACTACTGTTATCATCCGCATTCGTGCAAATGATGGTGATTGAAACGGAACTGCCTCAAGTGGTTTCCGAAGCCATTCAACGTAACGATCAAGAAAAAACTCCGACGGTGGTAAACCTTGAAGTGGACCTGAAAGAAGGCTTCACGATCGTGGTTAACAAAGCCGGTAAGGAAAACTCGGAAACTATCCCTCTTAAGGATGGAAAGTTTGACCTTTCATCTCTGCACCAAAAACTTGTGGAAGTGAAAAAGGCCAACCCGGAAGTTTTCAAAATTGAACTGAGCCCTGATTCGAAAGTTCCTTACAATGACATCGTCAAAGTGATGGATGAAGCTCGTCAGGCGCATGATACGAAGGTCACTTTCCCTGTTTTCGATACAAAACAAGGTAAGACCGTCGAAACCAAATATATGTTTCCAGAAGTTGTCTTCTCGAACATGATGGAGGGCTAG
- a CDS encoding MotA/TolQ/ExbB proton channel family protein — MAFLKFMNESGVVGWLILLTGIGSLVLVAERAKMLYKEYGMNVDEFMGKVQTLVLAKKLDEALLLCAQLEKKPLAAAFKTILEKADRDDDTIFQAHDIALSENVPLYTKRLHYLSMLANVATLMGLLGTIHGLILSFQAVASADPAMKQQLLAQGISVSMYTTALGLAVAIPAMVFFSILTSRQNELMEEMMEKCGKLAELLTSAHIPNLSRQNVFPDHVAAPTVTPPSAPGKAS; from the coding sequence ATGGCATTCTTAAAGTTCATGAATGAATCTGGCGTCGTAGGCTGGTTGATTCTTCTAACAGGTATCGGTTCATTAGTACTTGTCGCAGAACGCGCAAAAATGCTTTACAAAGAGTATGGCATGAATGTGGACGAGTTCATGGGCAAAGTCCAAACTCTTGTATTAGCTAAAAAACTTGATGAAGCATTGTTGCTTTGTGCTCAACTGGAGAAAAAACCTCTAGCTGCGGCATTCAAAACGATCCTTGAAAAAGCGGATCGTGATGACGACACAATCTTCCAAGCACACGATATCGCCTTGTCTGAAAACGTACCTTTGTACACAAAACGCCTTCACTATCTTTCAATGCTAGCCAACGTTGCTACGTTGATGGGTCTTTTGGGTACGATCCACGGTCTTATCTTGTCGTTCCAAGCGGTCGCATCTGCTGACCCTGCGATGAAACAACAATTGTTGGCGCAAGGTATCTCAGTATCCATGTATACAACAGCGCTGGGTCTTGCGGTTGCGATCCCTGCGATGGTGTTCTTCTCAATCCTGACTTCCCGTCAAAATGAATTGATGGAAGAGATGATGGAAAAATGCGGTAAATTGGCAGAGTTGCTGACAAGCGCACACATTCCAAATCTTTCTCGTCAAAATGTATTCCCTGATCACGTTGCAGCTCCGACTGTAACTCCTCCATCAGCTCCAGGTAAGGCTTCTTAA
- a CDS encoding PilZ domain-containing protein codes for MGGEQSAAANLEQWYILRGDMKYGPYEYRSMISMIQNAELQDYNYAWAPHLENWTLVGELPEFSKDRLARLIQTKDHLSGAFIERKFPRRDLKTPIYAHNDHSFFDGHTLSVSENGALVLLNDPLLYLGQKIMLHFRSSDVNPVEFNVLCEIVRKNYSKQRLNVKSGLHYAVRFLQVPEAGSVQLTKWARGGGSKGETNGILKVHE; via the coding sequence GAACAATCTGCAGCAGCAAATCTTGAGCAATGGTACATACTTCGCGGGGACATGAAATACGGTCCCTACGAATACAGATCCATGATCTCAATGATCCAAAACGCTGAGCTTCAAGATTATAACTATGCTTGGGCTCCGCATCTTGAAAACTGGACACTCGTTGGCGAGCTTCCAGAATTCTCGAAAGACCGCTTGGCGCGTCTGATCCAAACGAAGGATCACTTATCTGGCGCTTTCATTGAAAGAAAATTTCCGCGTAGAGATTTGAAAACTCCTATCTACGCACACAATGATCATTCATTTTTTGATGGTCACACCTTGTCCGTAAGTGAGAACGGGGCTTTAGTTCTGTTGAACGATCCCCTCCTCTACTTAGGTCAAAAAATTATGCTTCATTTCAGAAGTTCGGATGTAAATCCTGTAGAATTTAATGTTCTATGCGAAATCGTCCGAAAGAATTATTCGAAACAAAGACTTAACGTGAAATCCGGCTTGCACTATGCTGTTCGTTTCCTCCAAGTGCCAGAAGCTGGTTCGGTTCAATTAACTAAATGGGCTCGCGGTGGCGGCTCCAAGGGGGAAACAAATGGCATTCTTAAAGTTCATGAATGA